tcaAGAGAGATCTGGCCAAGAGGGCGGCTTAAGTTCtaacaaatataacaaatatatcacaattttataaacattttaaaaaaaggactaTATTAATGATAATGTGGGTACAATAATGCagagtgataaaaaaaatacttacagatcatgtgtttattttatatataacccCATTCATAAATCCTCTTCAATACAGTCAACTGACTAATAGCAGTAAATATATTAAACATAAAAACCCCACACATACCTGTGCTTTCCCTACTCTGTTTCCATTCTGCACAGCGGCGACTCACTTTACTGTACACCTCTGTCTTTCAGGTGTCGGACGATCTTGTATGTGCAAATCATCAGTCAGTAAGATGCAAGGTTGACCCTGATCACCTGCTCGGCCTTGTGGGCATCGTGGGCACAGTGCTCAACCTGCTGGTTGTGGTGTTAGTGTACATCTACACCCCTGTCTGACGCAACTACAAACACACCGAACAGAAGGATTTACAGCCTATTGCAAGAGTCCTGTTTTTTGATAATGTTTGTGTTACATTGTTGATATTAAGGAGAATAATTTACTGGCAATCACTGTAATGGCAGATGTTCAGCGTTCGATCTTTCTTTGCAAATTGTGTCTGCAATGTCACCACTTCATTTCCAGACTCATTAAGAATTGTAGACAATAATTACACTGCAATTATTATAAAATCAACAGGATCAAAGAACATTGCTTTTATACTGTATGGATGTTTCCTGCTTGTTTGATGTGGTTTTGTAAACTGATTTTTGCAAATAAATTTGTCTTTGCACACCAACCGAGCAGTATTCTGGtgtatatttgcatttattttttgaagcaaatattcattttttatatacacaggAAGAAATAAcccaaatttttatttatagctGCAAGCCTACTTCTTTGACCCATCACAGAGGACTGGCAAACAGCAGGGAAAGAACAGGATGTGCCtcataaaaaaatcatcaaataGTGACATAAAAACAGTGTTGGAGGGAACAAGTGGATCATCTCCAGttctatgtaaaatataaatccaAGTGTAACTCTGCAAATCAAGAAATGACAGAACTATCGTAACTCCATTAACGAGGACGGCTAGCATTAGAACAGGTGTAGTGTGTGATTGTTAAATCCATGTGTGTACACGtactgcatttttagataaagaaGCCAACGTGTTATTTTGTCCAGCTCACTCTGGTATTCGGAGAAAATATACCCATAACAATGATCAAACATCACaatatgtttgttttgaaaaaaacaatttaaggTGCAGGAGCAgtataattatttaaatgattAATGTTTATATCAGGCAATATCTGATAGCTGGTGATGATGTCAATcttttcagaaacagccttCAGGTCGTCCAGGATTAATCTGATGCTGTGGGACGCGTTGATGATGGCGCTCTGCGATGCATTCAGCTGTGATGTTGCACTGCGCACctttaacataaaaaaagaaaaagccagatAACTTAATATTCTGAATTTGCAGCATCTATTTAAACAGCTAGTTAGCTACTAGTCAGACAAAATATTTACATCTGTTCTACTTTTTATCATTTGAAGTATCACTGTAGTATCCACGGGAGACCgtcctctctccctttctcttcgCCCTACTTCACAGACATCTACTACCTTCAGAAATTTTCTGATAACTCTACAGTAGTAGGATGTATGGGTAATAGACGGCAATGAGGAAGAGTACAGAACTGAACAACCTTGTGACGTCGTGTAAGCAAAACCATCTGCAACTTACCTTTGCAAACAACCCTATTCCCATTCATAGGGTCTGTGTCGAAACAGTAGAGGAAGACCAACACCACGGCGCTCACATTGTCAATTAATCGGACAGAAGCCATCTATAAGGAAGGCTTCTCCCATCTCTATTTTCTCAGACGATTGAGGCCCTTTAACATCTACTGGACAAAGCTCAGGATATTTTATAAGTCTGTGGTGGCCAGTGACATGCTCTATTCTGTGGTGTGATGCAGAATCGGTTTGAGGGTAGCGGATAATGACGGACTCAATAAATGGATCCGCCAAGAGAGTAATGTTCTGAGTGTGGAGACTCTCTgatacaggttttagaaaacaGGAGGGCTGGCCAAGTTAAAGTCAATAATGGACAGTCTTTTAACACCCTCTACATATCGCGCTTGAAGAGTCACAGGAGCATGTTCAGTAAAATACACTTTTAAGCATTATGCACCACAGAACTCCATAGGACGTCAGTTCAACTTGTGATCATCATCCTTCATAACTTTTCCTTATGAGATTTGGACTAGTTTCACTTCTAGTGTCTTCTGTAAACTGTATATAGCATTATTTGATCTTTGGAATATttgaaaaatgcagttttacttatttttgttattgttattctATTTTCTGTCTTTCACATTTATATTTCCCCCCTGGGATTATTAAGGTATTCTGATTGAAACACTGCAGCTGTAATATAATATAGACTGCATGCTGTATAGCTATGCAATTTGTATATCTAAATATCAACCTACCTCCCTGCTGGCACTGCCATAGACTTGTCGTAGTGTCTGTCCCACATCAGAATACAGTCGGCTGTTAGACTCCTGCAGCTTTTGTTGTAACAGGGTCTCACCTGAAAACAGAATTATGTGCTGAAGTTACTCAGAGCAAAACTAGATTGGTCTTTAAgttcacatttaaaatgtatttgtgaCGAGACACTGTAAAGGCCCACTTCCAAATCCTCTCAAAACTGTCAAACACATCTCAGTGTTGTTAAAACAAAGCTGATACATATGAGACAACCTTGAAATTGTTAACTAGTAAGAAAAGACTAGTATGTATAGTCTTGGATTGGGTTGGCCGTACTTTCACACAATAAGGACTGgagtttttattcatctttaccGTGTGGCCTGTGTGAGGGGCTCGGTCTGTCTTCCACTATGGAGTGCATGTCAGGGTGGTCTCTAACTACAATTAGAGGAGGGAGGTCTCTCTTTAATATCTGAGCGCTGTCATGGCTCCCAGGAGCCTGCTCCGGCTCGCCCTCGCTGTCCGTTTCAGACGCCTCCCCTGGAACCTGAAAGCATCCAtaaaaaagatacaaaaaataaattaaaatgtagaTTCATGGCTGAATCTAAATTTTAAGTCACTGGCTGAAGTGCATAAATCACTCTCAAAACCACGCATACAGGATAACGCATGCAGGACAACCTTGGCTCCGACCGAGGGAGTCAGAGAGGTGATGTAGACTTCATCATCGGAGTCTGTTTCAGACGCTTCGCCCTGGACCACTATCGGGTACCTGCCGGCCATGACTAcgaaaacataaacaacatcTTACTTCAGGTTTATTCATCTAGAGATAGCAATACCATTAAATGTGTCTTATATAATGTAGACTTcattgaaatgaaaataaaagtcaCAAACCTTCCCTGAAAGACCAAAACACAAATCACATGAGCAACAAGGAAGTAGCAACGGACGTTTCATGCCTATTGGACATTCAAGACATGACGTTTCATCCCACAATAGGATGCTAGCGCTCACGAGTCTGTTTGTACATTACACCGGCGTACGTCGAAATTTAGCGCCGGCTGGTAATGGCTTTCGGAGAAGCTGGACGTTTGTTATTGCATATTACAcgaaaacaactgttttattttcttaataacAATTTTATCACACAACTTTGGTGGTTGTGGCACATGAAATTCATGTGTTTTCTCCATGTTACCAGTTTTAGGTTAGAAACTCCTGCTAACTCCGCGTGTGCACAACTTAAGGAATGAGCTGACCGATATATCGAGCGCCAACCAGGAAGCAGACTTCGTGTGCTACAGTCACTTTACAGGTACTGTCAATTTACAGTTTCAGCGGGTTTAATTTAGATTAAAGAAATATATGACATACGTTAATATGATACCTCCTTCTCCAGAACTTTCCATATACGGGggtaataaaaaaatagttaTTTTTAGCGTGGGGGGCATTGTTAGCGAACTGTACTAGCTGTTTGGCGCTAACCATCTTAGCTTCCGTTAAGCTGCTGCTCGGTATTTtcgtttttttcatatttactgCTGGTTTTGTCTGTTGGAGCACATCTAAGCCACCAGACTGTCACTATTGTGTGTTCACCAGGGATGGCAGACGAGACTCTGTTTGAATTTCTCCACATGGAGATCGTGTCACATGTTTACAAGGAGCAGCAATCCAGCAAAGGAACCATGGACAACAAGGTGTGTTAAGGAGTTGCCAATAATGTCATGTAGTAAAACCATTTTTTTATTACGGTTTTAGAACACAGCTCCCCCTTATATTATAATATTGTGACATCATGTTCACAGTTTTACGTGATATACTGTTCAAATTAATCGCTTGCATTTCATCTTTTTAGGACAGAGCagtctgtgtttctgtcctggaaGGTATGGGCTTCAGAGTGGGACAAGGACTTATTGAGAGGTAAGTCACACATGTACTGTAGTGCAGTAAATGCTGAGTTAAGTGGAGTCTTCCTTTATATTGAGCGTCTCATCACTTGTTTGCTCTTTCTAGGTTGACCAGGGACTCTCCCAGCTTTAAGGATGAATTGGATATAATGAAATTTATCTGTAAAGACTTCTGGACTAAGGTGTTTAGGAGACAGGTGGACAACCTCAGAACAAATCATCAGGTAAAATTTTACACTATGCAGTATGTTACTACCAAATTAGTAAGTAGGTTTTGTGTAgtgtttgttcagctccagtTATATATCCTGTAACAGACGTTTTTGGCCTTCACAACAGGAAATTTGATCTCTTGTGAAACAGAGACTTTGCAATGCATCACTGTTTGTAGTGGATGATTACTGTGATGAAGAACATAAACTTCACTAAAAGGTTTAGTGTCAAAGTTGACTTAAACATGTCCTGTTGATTTttcttataaataaacaaaagcgCTTGAGAGTTAACAAAGGATTAAATGGATTTCTTTCTCTGAAAAATTATGTATCTTTTACTTTCATGCCTATTCGCTATTGTTGCAACTTTAAAACCTTAAGCATtgaacattttgtttcagtgcAGTATTCTGTTGGGTCCTTGTATTCATATGGATGTTAATTTGAACTCTTAAATCTTAGGAACATTTCCCAGCAATCAGGAAATACAGTCACATGTGTTGCtggttaaaatgtgttttcttttaatatgatgtcttgtttttttccacGCCAGGGGACCTATGTTCTGCAGGATAACAAGTTTAATTTGCTGACCCAGCTGTCCAATGGAAAGCAGTACCTTGATCAGGCTCCTAAGGTTAGAATAGAGTCACAGACACACTCATGTTCCTGCATTCCTAAAGACTGCATATAGAACAAGTATAACTAGGTGCTTAAGGGTTTGTATTTTGGCATACAGCCAACAAAACCTGAATGTCATAATGCAATAGAGACtaatttgtgcgtgtgtgtgtatctcaGTACCTTGCTTTTTCATGTGGTGTGGTGAGAGGAGCCCTATCTAACCTGGGTTTGGAGAGTGTGGTAACAGCTGAGGTCTCTGTCATGCCATCCTGTAAGTGCTTTGTGAAAACATAATTATTTTACTGTAAGGAAAAGTTAGTCAGACTAACATGCTTATTGCCTTTTAGTCAAACCATTGTTACTGTACTTGTGAGGTTCTGTTAGGTCTGGTTTAATTAGATTTATAATGTACACATAACTAGCAGTTCTAGTCTTGAGCTACCCCTcgtttcttcatattttgcttggaaaatgggaaatagctGCAgcaaaacatgtgcaaacatacatggaaataaaatgtataaagcGAAAATACAGTTTGTGCAATAGCAAAGTCCAAGTTTGGTATGACCAACTCTTTTAGGCAAGCTtgcttgtaatttctttatgtAAGTAGTCtccaggaatagttctccaggcttcttgaaagaCATTCAAAACTCAAGGGGGGAGATACTACCAGCTGGTGAtgtgtgaattaaaaaaaaatattattattttttttatgtcaaactgtgttattttgAACACTTTTTTGTAGATTAAGCCAAAGAAACTGGATTAAATTGAGTTTTTacgacaggctgctagtaacagaGTGTCAAATGATACAATTTCAAGTCTTTCCTAagctgttatgtgtagacacaacacagaATCATCTGTTGAGTTAGGTGctatttttatgcttgaatgagtcACAGGTCACTTTTAAgtagcttaacaaacaaaaaacattccttTGTAAGACCTTGAGAAAACCTGGGGGAACTATTGTGCAAGACAACTTCAAAagattacaagaaagtctgtctAATTGgaaggaaaatataaaaaaatgaggagtggctcaagacttttgcatagtCCTGTACCTTAAAGGACAGTACAGATGGATaatattttatgcatttttatcTTCTCAGGCAAGTTTCAGGTGGTCATCCAGAAGTTGCCCTAATGTTCTGCCCACATGGTGCCAAAAGAGAAAATAATGGTTCCTGTTTTCCCACCGATGAGTGAAGCCATAAAGCGAATCAAACATCCACAAAAGGGTCCAGCAGGACTGCTGACGTTCTGCTGACCGCCAGGTACAACTGATTGGTAAAAAGAGGTAGCCAGGACTCAAATATAAATCCTTTTGGATACTGATTCTGGTTTTGAAGGTTTTTGCTTATTTTACATTCTCAActcaagttatttttttatctgcTAGTTTTATGAAGAAGCACTGGCTGTCAACTGAATACTATGAAGTTAAAGTGAATGTGTAGTTATTAACAGGATATGTATTCTTTGTAATGTGTTGCAGTGCTTAGTCTGAAAATtggaaaaagtttaaaaaacaaaaatactacAGGAGAACAATCAGCATAAGTGAAGAGAAGACATCTTTGTGGATGGCATTTAATGCAATCTTTTTCAGCATCCATTCCATTGGTGGCTAATGAACCTTTGTAAATCATTACACCTGGCTCATTGCATTCATTATTCAGTGCTTActgttcttcacagaaaaagcTGTATCCAATTCCTGGTGCTTCGCTCTGGTTTTTAGCAAACTGACTTCAGGAGAGAAGTCTTTCATGTAGTAATGGGGATCACTTAGACTTTTTCTAAGGCAAAATGCAAATCTAGAATAATACACTGGTAGAAATATTTGAGTTTCTTCAAGTTATGTGAATGTAATAAGTTTCTATAACAATAATTTGTACAATTTTTCCAAGTGGAATGATACAAGCTTATTTGTTGTTCTATTTAGTGGTCTCACATTTAAGAGTTGAGTAGACTTGAATGTATTTCTATGTTATTTTTCATCATGATGGATGTGGCTTCTCTTGTTAgagcattgatatttaaatgtgacatttttccTGGCATTTAGTAAGTAAGCTGTAAAACATGTTAAGGTTACAATTAATTAGTTGTCAGGCTGTAAATGGAtaatatttgttatttattctttttttttcccaacgAAACCGCTTTGTTGAATGGATTTAAAATGCTGTgacaagaaaacaacaaaacaaggttTGTTAAACATGAAATGTAAGACCATAAAATTATCACTTCTCTGGGAAAGGCTGTTACTGTTACTGCCACTAGGGGGACACATACAGCTGTTATCACAATATGTCTGATACTTTATGAGTTTAGATTCACCGTGTTGTTGAGGTATGTCCAGAATCTTGTTGTCTGTTCTGTCTTTTTCAAGTAATTTCTTCAGATTTAGCTAtgcagaccccccccccccccccaagtgTTGAGGTCATCACAGTTACTTTCATCAGTTCTTCAAATAACATTGGTGTAATTATTCCATGATACCTGACCTATACATAAATTtagtgctttttttgtttttttaaatttatgatggaaatgttcaaatgtttttttctatttaaaaaaaaaataagacttgAAGTC
The window above is part of the Pelmatolapia mariae isolate MD_Pm_ZW linkage group LG14, Pm_UMD_F_2, whole genome shotgun sequence genome. Proteins encoded here:
- the bloc1s3 gene encoding biogenesis of lysosome-related organelles complex 1 subunit 3 isoform X2; its protein translation is MRYPVPGEASETDSEGEPEQAPGSHDSAQILKRDLPPLIVVRDHPDMHSIVEDRPSPSHRPHGETLLQQKLQESNSRLYSDVGQTLRQVYGSASREVRSATSQLNASQSAIINASHSIRLILDDLKAVSEKIDIITSYQILPDININHLNNYTAPAP
- the trappc6bl gene encoding trafficking protein particle complex subunit 6B, like: MADETLFEFLHMEIVSHVYKEQQSSKGTMDNKDRAVCVSVLEGMGFRVGQGLIERLTRDSPSFKDELDIMKFICKDFWTKVFRRQVDNLRTNHQGTYVLQDNKFNLLTQLSNGKQYLDQAPKYLAFSCGVVRGALSNLGLESVVTAEVSVMPSCKFQVVIQKLP
- the bloc1s3 gene encoding biogenesis of lysosome-related organelles complex 1 subunit 3 isoform X1; this encodes MAGRYPIVVQGEASETDSDDEVYITSLTPSVGAKVPGEASETDSEGEPEQAPGSHDSAQILKRDLPPLIVVRDHPDMHSIVEDRPSPSHRPHGETLLQQKLQESNSRLYSDVGQTLRQVYGSASREVRSATSQLNASQSAIINASHSIRLILDDLKAVSEKIDIITSYQILPDININHLNNYTAPAP